Below is a genomic region from Rosa chinensis cultivar Old Blush chromosome 5, RchiOBHm-V2, whole genome shotgun sequence.
GAGCTCGGTTTGTGTAAATTTCGGCAGTGAGATTTGAATTGAGGCAAGAGAATGAGTTCGAAGAGAGAGCATGAAGATAATGGTGGTGGGGGTATTGAAGGGGAAGGGAGTTTATTGGAGGCAAAGAGGCAGAAAGTGAGTGAGGAAGTATCGCCGGACTCTTCGCCGCCTGCCTCCCTTCTTCCTGGTTTTAATTATGGGGAcgaggatgaggaggagagaAGGGCACCTGTTAATGGAGGGGGTGATGGTAAGGAGCTACAGGCTGGAAAAAATGGGGTtcgagttgaagaagaagaagaagaggatgatgGTGAACAAGGACTTTATCAAGGACACAAGAGCCGCGAAATTGAAGTTAGGAGGGATTGCCCGTATCTTGATGCTGTTAATCGCCAGGTATATACCTCTGCATAACTGTTGCAATGTTGTACTCAAGCTCGTCTATATGTTGCATATGCGGAAGTATCCTTGGCATTGGTATTGATTTCTTGGTTTTGCCTTGAAcaggttttggattttgattttgagaagttTTGCTCGCTTTCTCTATCAAATTTGAACGTGTATGCATGCTTGGTTTGTGGGAAGTATTACCAAGGAAGAGGAAGGAAGTCCCACGCATATACTCATAGCCTTGAAGCAGGACACCATGTGTATATCAATCTTCGAACAGAGAAGGTTTATTGCCTTCCTGATGGATATGAAATTAGTGACCCATCATTGGATGACATTCGACATGTTCTGAACCCAAGGTTTACTTATTTTGGTGTATTGTTTGTACTTCCACCTTCTCTTTCCCTTGCATCTTGTCTTTCTTTCACTTTATGTCTTATCTCAGGGAAGTGTGTGCAAACCTGCATCTTAAGTCGATAAGCTTGAATAGTGATGCTTATTAGTCATGTGAGTGCACTAAAGATGCTCAATAGGCTGTAGATTTCTCTTTTGATAGTAAATAATTGATAGTAAACAATTGATagatttctcttttttcttctcacTAATTGGTAGTAAGAGTTATATAGTTACTATTGCTTTCTTATCATCTACCAAATTGGTTTTTGTCTCTTTTTCGTAGCCTTACTTTGTAATCCTTTTTAAGTGTGGATGGTAAACAAATACTTCTTAATTCTCTGTGTATAGGTTTACTGAGGAACAGGTTGAGCAGATTGACAAAAACAAGCAGTGGTCAAGGGCCCTTGATGGTTCTGATTACCTTCCTGGAATGGTAttgccttttttttccttttcttttttttctctccgtACTTTCAGAAGTACCACATTAGGTGTCTGTTGCTACTGCTGGTAGTTCACATATGTTTGGtattaattattaatttctAATTGGCTTGGTCAATACTAGAGAGTTTGTACTATAGTAAGCTACTTGTGGTTTAGTTGCAGAAGAATGAATTGTATTCATTGTCAAATATGCAATTGGATATGCTGACTCTTTGAAGAGCTTAGCCAGTAATTAGGATTGTGATAAGAGTTACTCCTGGTTTTCATAGGATATTTAAGGGAGTAAGAAGGCACCAGTCAGAATGATAACATGATTCTGAAATGTAGTATTAAGTGGGGTGCAGTAGtcttacattaatgaattttttaTGTTCTATCAGATTCTCTCTTCTAGTGTTAGAGAGAATGATTTTGGGGTTGTGTCAGAATCCACGTTAGTATGGGATCCATCTTGTGACTGATCTCTATGATGGATATTCTTCAATTATTCATTCCAACTTACATGTAGAAGATGTCAATCTTGATTCTAATTAGTATGTCTGCTCAGGTGGGGCTAAATAACATTAAGGAGACTGATTTTGTGAATGTCACTATTCAATCCTTAATGAGAGTTATGCCTTTAAGAAACTTTTTTCTTATCCCAAAGAACTATCAACATTGCAAGTCTCCGCTTGTTCATCGATTTGGGGAGCTTACAAGAAAGATATGGCATGCACGCAACTTTAAAGGACAGGTTTGACCTTGTTGGCTTCATATTCATGTCTCTAGGTATTCCTATTAAACATGGAAGGTCACATGTTTTAAATCTTCAATGTCTGCAGGTGAGCCCGCATGAGTTCCTGCAGGCAGTTATGAAAGCCAGTAAGAAACGGTTTCGAATAGGAGCTCAGTCTGACCCTGTTGAGTTCATGTCATGGATGCTCAATACACTTCATGCAGATCTTAAAACTAAGAAGAATACCAGCATCATTTATGACTGCTTTCAGGTTTGTTGTTCTCCTTCATCTATTGCACTGTTGTCTTGAAATTCTAACCTGCAATGTTTGATAAAACCACATTCATAATCTTCTGTGCTGCTAGGGGGAACTAGAGGTTGTCAAGGAGACCCACAAGAATACAGATGGAGGAACTGAATACAAGGGCCTTGTCACAGAAACTTACAGAATGCCTTTCTTAATGCTTGGATTGGATTTGCCCCCACCACCTCTTTTTAAAGATGTGATGGAGAAAAACATCATACCACAGGTAAGCATATCATTTTGATATGCGGTAAATGCTCATTGTAATCAAATTTCAATATTTATAATAGAGATAATATAAAAAAGCTTCTTTGTAGCCTCAAAATGTCCTAAAATTTCCATGTctaattaacttttctttccgcTTTGGAGTTGGGGAGTAGGATTTCCCTCTAAGGTAACATATTTGTAAGTTGGTTGTTGAACATATATGACTTCAAATATTTAGAGTTTTCTACTGGTAGTATGGATACCTTTGTAGAACTAATTGTTTTAGATCAAATTCCATGATTGTACAGCATAGGTATTGGCTATTCTGAGCTCATAGTTATGTGTCTGAATGGATTAGAGTTGCTTTTTGAACCAAAAtacaaaatggattttttttaaatttttttaaaaaaaaaatttatgggtAAAACTAAATAGAGGATTTTAGATTTGCTTTCTGCTCCTCTTCATTCACACTTACTTAAGGTTCAATTGCCACAAAAGCAGAAGCATCAAGTTCTGGTCCTCCACTTCTTTGAATATCAAAATGAATCTTGAACTGATGCAAAAATTTGCTCTTATGAAGGGagcattattaattttttttgcaaaatggttttacatatatttataaTGGACTGGGAACTGACTGCATGATCCAGGTCCCGCTGTTCaacattttgaagaaatttgatGGTGAGACTGTTACTGAAATCGTCCGGCCTCGCATAGCAAGGACGAGGTATCGCGTTACTAGATTACCACGGTATCTAATTCTGCACATGCAACGATTCACAAAGAACAACTTCTTTGTGGAGAAGAATCCGACTCTAGGTGAGATCATATGTTTCTGAGAAATTCTGTATTTGAACAATCTTTTAGGTCTTCTAATGTCACTTGGGCTTCATTTGACGATGGAAAACCTTTTGCAGTCAACTTTCCTGTGAAGAACCTGGAATTGAGAGATTACATTCCTTTGCCAACCCCCAAGGAGAATGAGAGATTGCGTTCAAAGTATGATTTGATTGCCAATATTGTTCATGATGGTAAACCTGGTGAAGGGTCCTACAGAGTATTTGTACAGCGAAAGTCAGAAGAACTATGGTAACTCTTCATCTTTATTTGCATTTATTATAAGAAAAGACTAATaaatacaactataggaatgtAGTCTAACATATTGCTAACATATTGCAATGTTATCAGGTATGAGATGCAGGATCTTCATGTCTCAGAAACACTTCCTCAGATGGTTGCTCTTTCCGAGGCTTATATGCAGATATATGAGCAGCAACAGTAAGATTTGAGAGACGGAAGAGAGGgaatcatttttattttaagttcAATGTAATATCCTGTAGGGCTTTAGTAAGCCGTTTGATGCTGATTTGTTCTAAAAATCAATTAGAAAATCTTTACTTTTATAGCTTGTATTTGCCAGCAGACAATGTCACTGAGAGCTGATATATGAATTTTGAGGGCAGCACTTTTTACTCTTAACGAAATACAAagttcttttgttgttgagcTTGCTAGTCTAAAAGTGCAACAGAAATCGTACAATATTTTTTCATTTCTGGCTTGTTATGAATTTATTGGATAACTCGGTGCTGGTTATCTCAATTGTTAGTGGTGTTGTGATTACATTGTACGCCGGTTTAGAGCAAGAAGCACTAGGAATTTTGAGTGGGTCATTTTTGACCCAGACTTGCAAACCAGTGGCTGCAAAATTAGTGGATTCAAAGTTGGAAGGCGatgttttggaaaataaagatgAGGAATTATATGTCAACAAGTGATGTCAAGAACTCACGGATTTGAAAGAGTAGAGCAAATGCAATACAGGGTCGAAGACTTTAATGAAGGTAGGTAGTTTCCTATGCTGTATGTGAATACAGAGGCCAAAGTCGTGTTTAGATTTGATACCATTTTGTTGGTCTCCACTGatattttcgttgcttttggtTAGGAATAAATTCTGATTCATATGTCAAATAATGCTCTTGGTTGATCATGACAAGTCTGCCGGCCCCTTATTAATAGCCAGTCGTTCCAGACTCATCTTTAGCTTCACAACTCCAAAAAAATATCTCCCATTTGAAGCTATCATCTTCTCTGGCTCTCTGCTTTCTTTACTTATCTGGTCCAACATCCAAACTTCCAGTCTGATCTCAGGTCAAGTTATCCGAATTTTCGTTGCATTTACTGATCGTGTCGCCATTTTGGATCCGTAAAGATCTAATAGCAAAGCGATCGAGATTGAGATCAGTTCATCTGGGAGAAAATGGTGATGGAGCTAGGTGAGATGGGAAGCTTCATCAGGGTATGGCTCTTTGTTTTCTTATCTCTATGCTACTGCTATGCATTACCAAGGTTTGTGCCAAAAGGAGTTCCAAGACTCTTGTGTATACTTCCAATTGTGTGCCTCTTTCTAGACCTTCCTCTTCACCTGTCCTCCATACATCTTGGAGGCACCACTgctttcttcattgcttggctTGCCAACTTCAAGCTCTTGCTTTTCGCTTTCGGAAAAGGCCCTTTATCTTCGGACCCTTCAATCTCTCTTCCCCGTTTCATCGCCGTCGCTTGCTTGCCGATCAAGATCCAACAAAGCCCGGTTCCAAAATCCCATGACCAAAATGGCCACAACAAAGAAAAGCCATTTCCAGGAATGCCCAAAAAGGGCCAAAAATCCCTCATAAATTACGCAACCAAGGGCCTACTTTTGGGTTTGTTGGTACGAGTATATAACTACAGTGAGCATATTCATCCAAAGCTCCTATGGGTCATGTATTGCTTCCACATTTATTTTGCATTGGAAATCATCCTGGTTGTAGTTGCAACTGTGGTTCGACTTGTCATGGGACTCGAACTCGAGCCACAGTTCAATGAACCATACCTTGCATCTTCGCTCCAAGACTTTTGGGGCCGAAGGTGGAACATCATGGTCACCAGCATTCTCCGCCCCACCGTATACGAGCCTGTTCTCACAGTGGCAACACGTGTAGTGGGGCGCAAATGGGCCCCTCTACCGGCCGTAATGGGGACTTTTGTGGTGTCGGCAATCATGCACGAGCTCATATTCTACTACCTTGGGCGTATGAGTCCCACATGGGAAGTTACCTGGTTCTTTCTCCTCCACGGGGGGTGTTTGGTGGTTGAGATCGCCGTCAAGAAGGCAGTTGCTTCACGAAGGTTCCAGTTGCCTAGGCTGATATCGGGACCGTTGACGGTTGCATTTGTGACGGCCACCGTGTTCTGGCTCTTCTTGCCTGCACTGCTCCGGTGTAAGGTGGATGTGAGGGCGTTGGAGGAGTACGCCGCCGCCGGCACATTTGTGAAGAATGTAGGTCGTGCTTTCATTTCTAACGTGATGAAATCCACGACATAGCTTAAATTTTGACACAAGTAGCATAGAAAACATACACACACGAGAGTGTACCTAACCAGCTGGCTCGCCTACATGTATGCCTTTCTTAATCTGATTTTGATATATTCAAATTTCTTCTCAATTTATGAGTGTGTTAGTCGATCACTATCGTTAGATGCTTTTTGTGAGAAAGACGTTTCAATTTAAGTCTACTACTCTTCCCCAATTAACGAGATTGACATACATATGATATTGACTAGAAACAAACTAATGGGTCTCAACAAAGCTATTGCCGATGGTGATCGAATATGGCCTCTTCAGAGATATGAAGACTCAATACTAAAATATTATGTTTTGCGGATGTAGAGCCTACGATAGaggaaaattttaaaaattaaaataatgttAACTAATTTTAACATATTTCGGAATGACATAGTATTttttaggattaaatacttgttactcctcaaacttttccctgaaaaacagttcagtccctagcattttaaattaaactaaatagtccttattatctctaattctcacacaaatGGTCCAAAATAGGTTCAAAATGACTATAATACCCTCACttctttttatattatttttctctctctttttttttccttttttttatatttttttctcttttttttttttttttttttttttctagctctctctctctctctcacagttCATATCCGACTTCGAGTTCATCCACAGACGGCGACCCATCTCTTCTCTTTCCGCAGCGACGGCCCTGCCCCATTCTCTGATGGGCCACTCCACTCAAAACGACGCCGCACTCCTCGGCGGCACCCATCCCCACCACTACGCCTTCCTCACCGCCAAGCCCCTGCCAAATTACGTTGCCTGGCTCAGATTTTGATAGGTCCAAGGCTCCGATTGAGGTCGATTAATCTCGACAAGCTGctcttgaagtcagctccaccCCAACCTCCCCAACTCCACTAGCAAACCCAGGATTGAAgatcgagaaaaaaaaaaaaaaaagggtttatGCCAGAAAGTGCGGCGTCCGACCGCCACTCAAAACACTGCCACCACCAAATGAAAGATGGGTCAAAGGTGACTCACGCCCAGGCAGGATCGATGCATGGCATAGATCCCAGCCTCCACAGGCTCGCCTCAAAACTTCGACGCCTCTGCTCATGTTTTCTTCGACTTCCGGCCACCGCCTCGCCACGCTGCCACCATCGCTCAACCCAGCAAACATCAGCCATCCTACTTTTGAATCCTCACCCTAACCTCCCCATCCTACTGTTGAGCTCCGATCCAAGGCCGAGAATGGCTCCGGCGAGAGAGAAAGCTGAGAGAGTTTTAGGGGAGAATAAATGGGTACAGTCAAGCTCGTaggaaggggagagagagagagagagagagagagagagagagagagagagagagagagagagagagagagagagagagagagagagagagagagagagagagagagagtaagtataaaaaaagggaagaaaaactaaaaaaatagagaaaaaataaaataaaatgaggaagtgaggggtataatagtcattttggatcattttggacttgttgtgtgagaattagagagaataaggactatccagtttaatttaaaaggcgagggactgaactgtttttcagggaaaagtttgaggagtaacaagtatttaatcctatttTTTAAGTGCTTTATGACACATACCAACATGTCAAATCAtgtgttaacgttagtgatccgtgggatctctagttagctttagagagagagagagagagagtgacacgagatgtatagtggttcgtctcccgccttagcgggaaactatgtccacttgaatgtgtactagtgtgtcgagccttgcggcctaacaagattacaagagatgtaatggatcgtgtttaagtgggaggaggcattccttttataggtgaaggaagccatctcctttacatggttttcgatgtgggacaagcaaccaccatttctagtctagaaagcctatttgtgagggcatgtt
It encodes:
- the LOC112164647 gene encoding U4/U6.U5 tri-snRNP-associated protein 2 isoform X1, with product MSSKREHEDNGGGGIEGEGSLLEAKRQKVSEEVSPDSSPPASLLPGFNYGDEDEEERRAPVNGGGDGKELQAGKNGVRVEEEEEEDDGEQGLYQGHKSREIEVRRDCPYLDAVNRQVLDFDFEKFCSLSLSNLNVYACLVCGKYYQGRGRKSHAYTHSLEAGHHVYINLRTEKVYCLPDGYEISDPSLDDIRHVLNPRFTEEQVEQIDKNKQWSRALDGSDYLPGMVGLNNIKETDFVNVTIQSLMRVMPLRNFFLIPKNYQHCKSPLVHRFGELTRKIWHARNFKGQVSPHEFLQAVMKASKKRFRIGAQSDPVEFMSWMLNTLHADLKTKKNTSIIYDCFQGELEVVKETHKNTDGGTEYKGLVTETYRMPFLMLGLDLPPPPLFKDVMEKNIIPQVPLFNILKKFDGETVTEIVRPRIARTRYRVTRLPRYLILHMQRFTKNNFFVEKNPTLVNFPVKNLELRDYIPLPTPKENERLRSKYDLIANIVHDGKPGEGSYRVFVQRKSEELWYEMQDLHVSETLPQMVALSEAYMQIYEQQQ
- the LOC112164648 gene encoding acyl-CoA--sterol O-acyltransferase 1 isoform X2, whose amino-acid sequence is MVMELGEMGSFIRVWLFVFLSLCYCYALPRFVPKGVPRLLCILPIVCLFLDLPLHLSSIHLGGTTAFFIAWLANFKLLLFAFGKGPLSSDPSISLPRFIAVACLPIKIQQSPVPKSHDQNGHNKEKPFPGMPKKGQKSLINYATKGLLLGLLVRVYNYSEHIHPKLLWVMYCFHIYFALEIILVVVATVVRLVMGLELEPQFNEPYLASSLQDFWGRRWNIMVTSILRPTVYEPVLTVATRVVGRKWAPLPAVMGTFVVSAIMHELIFYYLGRMSPTWEVTWFFLLHGGCLVVEIAVKKAVASRRFQLPRLISGPLTVAFVTATVFWLFLPALLRCKVDVRALEEYAAAGTFVKNVGRAFISNVMKSTT
- the LOC112164647 gene encoding U4/U6.U5 tri-snRNP-associated protein 2 isoform X2 yields the protein MFTEEQVEQIDKNKQWSRALDGSDYLPGMVGLNNIKETDFVNVTIQSLMRVMPLRNFFLIPKNYQHCKSPLVHRFGELTRKIWHARNFKGQVSPHEFLQAVMKASKKRFRIGAQSDPVEFMSWMLNTLHADLKTKKNTSIIYDCFQGELEVVKETHKNTDGGTEYKGLVTETYRMPFLMLGLDLPPPPLFKDVMEKNIIPQVPLFNILKKFDGETVTEIVRPRIARTRYRVTRLPRYLILHMQRFTKNNFFVEKNPTLVNFPVKNLELRDYIPLPTPKENERLRSKYDLIANIVHDGKPGEGSYRVFVQRKSEELWYEMQDLHVSETLPQMVALSEAYMQIYEQQQ
- the LOC112164648 gene encoding acyl-CoA--sterol O-acyltransferase 1 isoform X1 yields the protein MVMELGEMGSFIRVWLFVFLSLCYCYALPRFVPKGVPRLLCILPIVCLFLDLPLHLSSIHLGGTTAFFIAWLANFKLLLFAFGKGPLSSDPSISLPRFIAVACLPIKIQQSPVPKSHDQNGHNKEKPFPGMPKKGQKSLINYATKGLLLGLLVRVYNYSEHIHPKLLWVMYCFHIYFALEIILVVVATVVRLVMGLELEPQFNEPYLASSLQDFWGRRWNIMVTSILRPTVYEPVLTVATRVVGRKWAPLPAVMGTFVVSAIMHELIFYYLGRMSPTWEVTWFFLLHGGCLVVEIAVKKAVASRRFQLPRLISGPLTVAFVTATVFWLFLPALLRCKVDVRALEEYAAAGTFVKNVGRAFISNVMKSTT
- the LOC112164647 gene encoding U4/U6.U5 tri-snRNP-associated protein 2 isoform X3, producing the protein MVGLNNIKETDFVNVTIQSLMRVMPLRNFFLIPKNYQHCKSPLVHRFGELTRKIWHARNFKGQVSPHEFLQAVMKASKKRFRIGAQSDPVEFMSWMLNTLHADLKTKKNTSIIYDCFQGELEVVKETHKNTDGGTEYKGLVTETYRMPFLMLGLDLPPPPLFKDVMEKNIIPQVPLFNILKKFDGETVTEIVRPRIARTRYRVTRLPRYLILHMQRFTKNNFFVEKNPTLVNFPVKNLELRDYIPLPTPKENERLRSKYDLIANIVHDGKPGEGSYRVFVQRKSEELWYEMQDLHVSETLPQMVALSEAYMQIYEQQQ